One window from the genome of Phocoena phocoena chromosome 15, mPhoPho1.1, whole genome shotgun sequence encodes:
- the ASXL1 gene encoding polycomb group protein ASXL1 yields the protein MKDKQKRKKERTWAEAARLVLENYSDAPMTPKQILQVIEAEGLKEMRSGTSPLACLNAMLHSNSRGGEGLFYKLPGRISLFTLKKDALQWSRSPAAVEGEEPEDTADVESCGSNEASTVSGENDVSLDETSSNASCSTESQSRPHSNPRDSYRASSQANKQKKKTGVMLPRVVLTPLKVNGAHVEPASGFSGRHADGESGSPSSSSSGSLALGSAAIRGQAEVARDPAPLLRGFRKPATGQMKRNRGEEIDFETPGSILVNTNLRALINSRTFHALPSHFQQQLLFLLPEVDRQVGTDGLLRLSSSALNNEFFTHAAQSWRERLADGEFTHEMQVRIRQEMEKEKKVEQWKEKFFEDYYGQKLGLSKEESLQQNVGQEEVEIKSDLRVSGESTRPQRGPATRQRDGHFKKRSRPDLRTRARRNLYKKQEPEQAEVAKDTQSVAPDMPLYKDGEAKTDAAGVGGPHLPGTSSAAPNPESSEFQVETVASRIQPDPDDLAHVSTSPDRIPSLPQETVDQEPKDQKRKSFEQAASASFPEKKPRLEDRQSFRNTIESVHAEKPQPTKEEPKVPPIRIQLSRIKPPWVVKGQPTYQICPRIVPITESSCRGWTGTRTLADIKARALQVRGARGHHCHREAATTAIGGGGGPGGGGGGATDEGGGRGIGSGDGGEACGHPEPRGAPGTPGECASDLQRTQLLPPCPLNGEHVHPGTAVSRARREDLASPRKEKSYPRQRVPDGLRSGLEDASRLPIAPTGDQPRQALPPLPSKTPAPERLVEQPALHLGGRTECGSGTTSWERGNEERGPTIPLESSPVQALAGDVGLEEGTGQALDSDSNPTVKDPVNVTPSPIPEPSLAGSLQDRPFDDESGLGDSGPPTRESATRREDLKTEAPVSAGAAPWLPGLSNDEAAGRPEPDSREDVPSVTPQVGEEWEKAAPLIPASPGGLTAEEGLDPPDSLASLWTVPSPGCAASTGHDRRQLEGGKLKISGDSAVLSPQSESTDTASDFEGRFSEDSIEAEPSEAAVPKRASAVEQGEKHVWNRSTSLSKVNGDLSLVTRTDGMVAPQSWVSRVCAVPQKIPDSLLLASTEYQPRPVSLGRLAYSVEATNPLVMQLLQGSLPLEKVLRPAHGGSKPESPRLPLTTEQSHDGSLYIGSLQDPAESSREVGSSSPSSLRASKESLLPESREASAGLARLEAAQAPGAPPKISKHALSLGSLYPVTNPVAASGKVEVDSKEQFSPFSFEDQKEAGDLSQCSNSSAAPGTSPGNLTTSRAPCFSSPIVVSSGPDQAGQALGDQNSAGGQGKKLFGSKNEAAALQCPRPVEPMPLPADAPPDFPSRKSGPSKNSVSGGVQTAREDWAPKPPPASVGSIKSEKTFGGGPLKANAENRNVAGPSPRELVDHLQGIPFVLDLPFWKLPREPGKGLSQPLEPSSIPSQLNIKQAFYGKLSKLQLSSTSFNYSSGSPTFAKGLAGSVVQLSHKANFGASHSASLSLQMFTDSSTVESISLQCACSLKAMIMCQGCGAFCHDDCIGPSKLCVLCLVVR from the exons AAGGATGCCCTGCAGTGGTCTCGCAGTCCGGCTGCAGTGGAGGGAGAGGAGCCAGAGGACACAGCTGATGTGGAGAGCTGTGGGTCTAATGAAGCCAGCACTGTGAGTGGTGAAAATGATG tTTCTCTCGATGAAACATCTTCTAATGCTTCCTGTTCTACCGAATCTCAGAGTCGGCCTCATTCCAATCCCAGGGACAGCTACAGAGCTTCCTCACAG GCGAACAAGCAGAAGAAGAAGACCGGGGTGATGCTGCCTCGAGTTGTCCTGACTCCTCTGAAGGTAAACGGGGCCCACGTGGAACCTGCATCAG GGTTCTCAGGCCGCCACGCCGATGGCGAGAGCGGCAGCCCgtccagcagcagcagtggctcTCTGGCCCTGGGCAGCGCTGCTATTCGTGGCCAGGCCGAGGTCGCCCGGGACCCTGCCCCGCTCCTGAGAGGCTTCCGGAAGCCGGCCACAG GTCAAATGAAGCGCAACAGAGGGGAAGAGATAGATTTTGAGACGCCTGGGTCCATTCTCGTCAACACCAACCTCCGGGCCCTCATCAACTCTCGGACCTTCCATGCCCTGCCGTCCCACTTCCAGCAGCagctcctcttcctcctgcctgaaGTGGACAGACAG GTGGGGACCGATGGCCTGTTGCGTCTCAGCAGCAGTGCACTGAACAACGAGTTTTTCACCCACGCGGCTCAGAGCTGGCGGGAACGCCTGGCTGATG GCGAATTCACTCATGAGATGCAAGTCAGGATACGACaggaaatggagaaggaaaagaaggtggaacaatggaaagaaaagttCTTCGAAGACTACTATGGACAGAA GTTGGGTTTAAGCAAAGAAGAGTCATTGCAGCAGAATGTGGGCCAGGAGGAGGTTGAAATCAAGAGTGACTTGCGTGTCTCAGGAGAATCAACACGACCGCAGCGTGGCCCGGCCACCCGGCAGCGAGATGGGCATTTCAAGAAACGCTCTCGGCCAGATCTCCGAACCAGAGCCCGAAGGAATCTGTACAAAAAACAGGAGCCAGAACAAGCAGAGGTTGCTAAAGACACACAGTCTGTGGCACCAGACATGCCCCTGTACAAGGATGGGGAGGCTAAGACCGATGCAGCAGGGGTGGGCGGTCCCCACCTGCCTGGCACATCTTCCGCAGCACCCAACCCAGAGAGTTCCGAATTCCAGGTGGAAACTGTGGCTTCCCGGATCCAGCCCGATCCAGACGACCTGGCACATGTCTCCACGTCTCCAGACAGAATTCCCAGCTTGCCTCAGGAGACCGTGGATCAGGAACCCAAGGATCAGAAGAGGAAATCCTTTGAGCAGGCGGCCTCTGCATCCTTTCCCGAAAAGAAGCCCCGGCTTGAAGATCGTCAGTCCTTTCGTAACACAATTGAAAGTGTTCACGCCGAAAAGCCACAGCCCACCAAAGAGGAGCCCAAAGTCCCGCCCATCCGG ATTCAACTTTCACGTATCAAACCACCCTGGGTGGTTAAAGGTCAGCCCACTTACCAGATATGCCCCCGCATCGTCCCCATCACGGAGTCCTCATGTCGGGGCTGGACTGGCACCAGGACCCTTGCAGACattaaagcccgtgctctgcaggtCCGAGGGGCGAGAGGCCACCACTGCCATCGAGAGGCGGCCACCACTGCCATCGGAGGGGGGGGTGGCCCGGGTGGAGGTGGCGGCGGGGCCACCGATGAGGGAGGTGGCAGAGGCATCggcagtggtgatggtggtgaggcCTGTGGCCACCCTGAGCCCAGGGGAGCCCCAGGTACCCCTGGAGAGTGTGCGTCAGATCTACAGCGAACACAACTACTGCCGCCTTGTCCTCTAAATGGGGAGCATGTCCATCCTGGAACTGCCGTGTCCAGAGCCAGGAGAGAGGACCTGGCTTCTCCCAGAAAGGAGAAGAGCTACCCACGACAGAGGGTTCCAGATGGCCTCAGAAGCGGGCTGGAAGATGCTTCCCGACTTCCCATTGCTCCCACTGGGGACCAGCCACGCCAGGCCTTACCCCCACTGCCCTCCAAAACCCCGGCACCTGAGCGATTAGTTGAGCAGCCTGCGTTGCATCTGGGAGGTAGAACTGAATGTGGGTCTGGTACCACTTCCTGGGAAAGGGGTAATGAGGAGCGAGGACCCACCATCCCCCTGGAGAGCAGTCCTGTTCAGGCTCTAGCGGGGGATGTTGGATTAGAAGAAGGAACCGGCCAGGCTCTAGACAGTGACAGTAATCCCACCGTGAAGGATCCTGTGAATGTGACCCCCAGTCCCATCCCTGAACCATCGTTGGCCGGTTCCCTGCAGGACAGACCATTTGATGATGAATCAGGACTTGGTGACTCGGGCCCACCCACGAGGGAAAGTGCTACTAGACGAGAAGACTTGAAAACCGAGGCTCCCGTCTCCGCTGGTGCTGCTCCTTGGTTGCCTGGCCTGTCAAATGACGAGGCAGCGGGACGGCCTGAACCCGACTCCAGAGAAGACGTCCCATCCGTTACGCCGCAGGTTGGAGAGGAGTGGGAGAAAGCTGCTCCCCTCATTCCAGCGTCACCTGGGGGGTTGACAGCTGAGGAGGGTCTGGATCCCCCCGACAGCTTGGCTTCACTCTGGACAGTGCCATCTCCAGGGTGTGCTGCCAGCACCGGCCACGACCGCAGGCAGCTGGAAGGTGGAAAGCTGAAAATCAGTGGGGACTCTGCAGTGCTGAGCCCTCAGAGCGAGTCCACAGACACAGCCTCTGACTTTGAAGGCCGCTTCTCTGAGGACAGCATTGAGGCCGAGCCTAGTGAAGCTGCGGTGCCGAAGAGGGCCTCAGCGGTGGAGCAGGGTGAGAAACACGTTTGGAACCGCTCCACCTCACTCTCCAAGGTGAACGGTGACCTGAGTCTGGTCACAAGGACAGACGGGATGGTTGCTCCACAGAGCTGGGTGTCTCGAGTGTGTGCGGTTCCCCAGAAGATCCCGGACTCCCTGTTACTGGCCAGTACCGAGTACCAGCCGAGGCCTGTGTCCCTGGGCAGGCTCGCGTACTCGGTGGAGGCTACTAACCCCCTCGTGATGCAGTTGCTGCAGGGCAGCTTGCCCCTAGAGAAGGTTCTTCGTCCAGCCCACGGTGGCAGCAAACCCGAATCCCCACGACTCCCACTGACAACAGAGCAGAGCCATGACGGCTCCCTGTATATCGGATCTTTGCAAGACCCTGCGGAAAGCAGTCGTGAGGTTGGCAGTAGCAGTCCCAGTTCTTTAAGAGCTTCGAAGGAGTCTCTTCTACCTGAGAGCCGTGAAGCAAGCGCCGGCCTTGCCAGGCTGGAGGCCGCCCAGGCTCCTGGAGCGCCCCCAAAGATTTCCAAGCACGCCCTGAGTTTAGGCTCCCTATATCCAGTGACAAATCCAGTGGCTGCCTCTGGGAAAGTAGAAGTGGATTCCAAAGAGCAGTTCTCTCCCTTTAGCTTTGAAGATCAGAAGGAAGCTGGTGACCTGTCCCAGTGCAGTAATTCAAGTGCTGCCCCAGGCACGAGTCCGGGAAATCTCACTACCTCGAGAGCCCCTTGTTTCTCATCTCCAATTGTGGTCTCCTCGGGTCCAGATCAGGCAGGTCAGGCCCTGGGTGATCAGAACAGTGCTGGAGGCCAAGGGAAGAAGCTCTTTGGCTCCAAAAACGAGGCTGCAGCCCTTCAGTGCCCCCGGCCTGTGGAGCCAATGCCTCTGCCTGCTGATGCCCCTCCCGATTTTCCCAGCAGGAAGTCGGGGCCAAGCAAAAACTCTGTGTCTGGTGGGGTACAGACGGCCAGGGAAGACTGGGCTCCAAAGCCACCGCCTGCCTCTGTTGGCAGCATCAAGAGCGAGAAGACTTTTGGTGGGGGGCCTCTCAAGGCGAATGCAGAGAACAGAAATGTAGCGGGGCCTAGTCCTCGGGAGCTGGTGGATCACTTGCAAGGGATCCCCTTTGTCCTTGATTTGCCCTTCTGGAAATTACCCCGAGAGCCTGGGAAAGGGCTCAGTCAGCCTCTAGagccttcttccatcccctcccaGCTCAACATCAAACAGGCATTTTATGGGAAGCTTTCCAAACTCCAGCTAAGTTCCACCAGCTTTAATTATTCCTCTGGCTCCCCCACCTTTGCCAAAGGCCTTGCCGGAAGTGTGGTACAGCTGAGCCACAAAGCAAACTTTGGTGCAAGCCACAGCGCATCACTTTCCTTGCAGATGTTCACCGACAGCAGCACGGTGGAAAGCATCTCACTCCAGTGTGCGTGCAGCCTGAAAGCCATGATCATGTGCCAGGGCTGTGGTGCGTTCTGTCACGATGACTGTATTGGACCCTCAAAGCTCTGTGTATTGTGCCTTGTGGTGAGATAA